Proteins encoded by one window of Kribbella italica:
- a CDS encoding glycoside hydrolase family 2 TIM barrel-domain containing protein yields the protein MTYDHSYVEDFAPAAGVLPPRAWLDDDSARVSLTGDWSFRLSPSVADAPDDLKDPDTSGWDTISVPGHWQLQGYGAPAYTNVVYPFPLEPPFVPTDNPTGDYVRTVTVPADFAGSRIVLRFEGVDSRFALHVNGELVGWSSGSRLPSEFDLTNLVTPGQEARVAVRVHQWSTGSYVEDQDMWWLSGIFREVNLLALKPTAPTDVFVHAAYDGGAGTLKVDSDVAGTVVVPELGLEFATGEQTAVAQVEPWSAESPKLYDGVVRTDGGEVRIRIGFRTVAIVDGVFTVNGNRVLFNGVNRHEVHPDRGRALTEQDMLDDVLIMKRAGINAVRTSHYPPHPHFLDLCDLHGLYVVDECDLETHGFGYEPQAPDLPNPVMDERFKPDLELRMRRMVERDKNHPSIVLWSLGNECGMGDNLKAMYAVAKELDPSRPVHYERDTHAEFVDIYSQMYTSPEDVAKIGEDPTSYRGLPFILCEYGHAMGNGPGGLLDYRELFEKYPRCQGGFIWEFIDHGLRKSEDGQEFYAYGGDFGESIHDGNFVCDGLLFPDRTPSPGMLEYVKVIEPLRIVADGNGVVIGNRYEVLDTSHLSFRYVVEVQGEQVGGGELSVPPIAPGESASVELPVQEFAGQAEAWVTVIAELTDGTAWAEAGHRVAWGQVRLDEPAGRSTTAGVGTAGTAPTDGVAGVHGITVGGVTNARLDVWRAPTDNDAIPGVAEAWREAGVHRVQHRVVSATTHETGWKVVTRTAPPALQWGLLSTWVWSRLEDGLHLDLTVKPEGQFPATLPRLGVTFELPKVDGVEWFGAGPNEAYVDTRSAAAVGKYSATVAQLQTPYVRPQENGHRIDTRWAVLTGAEGTLRIEAAPDLFGLTVRDWTSADLENAKHTIDVKPATTYVTLDLAQAGIGSNSCGPALADKYKLHTAAASLSVKFS from the coding sequence GTGACCTACGACCACAGTTATGTCGAAGACTTCGCCCCCGCCGCCGGAGTGCTGCCCCCGCGGGCCTGGCTGGACGACGACTCCGCCCGGGTCTCGCTGACCGGTGACTGGAGCTTCCGGCTCTCGCCGAGCGTGGCGGACGCGCCCGACGACCTGAAGGACCCGGACACCAGCGGGTGGGACACGATCAGCGTGCCGGGCCACTGGCAGCTGCAGGGGTACGGCGCCCCGGCGTACACGAACGTGGTCTACCCGTTCCCGCTCGAGCCGCCGTTCGTGCCGACCGACAACCCGACCGGCGACTACGTCCGGACCGTCACCGTGCCGGCCGACTTCGCCGGGTCGCGGATCGTGCTGCGGTTCGAGGGCGTGGACTCGCGGTTCGCGCTGCACGTGAACGGCGAGCTCGTGGGCTGGTCGTCCGGCTCGCGGCTGCCGAGTGAGTTCGACCTGACCAACCTGGTGACGCCCGGCCAGGAGGCCCGCGTCGCCGTCCGCGTGCACCAGTGGTCGACCGGTAGCTACGTCGAGGACCAGGACATGTGGTGGCTGTCCGGGATCTTCCGTGAGGTCAACCTGCTCGCGCTGAAGCCGACCGCGCCGACCGACGTGTTCGTGCACGCGGCGTACGACGGTGGCGCCGGCACGCTCAAGGTGGACTCCGACGTCGCCGGGACCGTCGTCGTACCGGAGCTCGGGCTGGAGTTCGCGACCGGTGAGCAGACCGCGGTCGCGCAGGTCGAGCCGTGGAGCGCCGAGAGCCCCAAGCTGTACGACGGGGTCGTGCGCACCGACGGCGGCGAGGTCCGGATCCGGATCGGTTTCCGCACCGTCGCGATCGTCGACGGCGTCTTCACCGTGAACGGCAACCGGGTCCTGTTCAACGGCGTCAACCGGCACGAGGTCCACCCCGACCGCGGCCGCGCGCTGACCGAGCAGGACATGCTGGACGACGTCCTGATCATGAAGCGGGCCGGGATCAACGCCGTCCGCACCAGCCACTACCCGCCGCATCCGCACTTCCTCGACCTGTGCGACCTGCACGGCCTGTACGTCGTCGACGAGTGCGACCTGGAGACCCACGGCTTCGGCTACGAGCCGCAGGCGCCCGACCTGCCGAACCCGGTGATGGACGAGCGCTTCAAGCCCGACCTCGAGCTGCGGATGCGCCGGATGGTCGAGCGGGACAAGAACCACCCGAGCATCGTGCTCTGGTCGCTCGGCAACGAGTGCGGCATGGGCGACAACCTCAAGGCCATGTACGCCGTGGCCAAGGAGCTCGACCCGTCGCGGCCGGTGCACTACGAGCGGGACACGCACGCGGAGTTCGTCGACATCTACTCGCAGATGTACACCTCGCCGGAGGACGTCGCGAAGATCGGCGAGGACCCCACGTCGTACCGGGGACTGCCGTTCATCCTGTGCGAGTACGGCCACGCGATGGGCAACGGGCCGGGCGGGCTGCTGGACTACCGCGAGCTGTTCGAGAAGTACCCGCGCTGCCAGGGCGGCTTCATCTGGGAGTTCATCGACCACGGGCTGCGCAAGAGCGAGGACGGGCAGGAGTTCTACGCCTACGGCGGGGACTTCGGCGAGAGCATCCACGACGGCAACTTCGTCTGCGACGGTCTGCTGTTCCCGGACCGGACGCCGTCGCCGGGCATGCTCGAGTACGTCAAGGTGATCGAGCCGCTGCGTATCGTTGCCGATGGCAATGGTGTGGTGATCGGCAACCGGTACGAGGTGCTCGACACGAGCCACCTGAGCTTCCGGTACGTCGTGGAGGTCCAGGGCGAGCAGGTCGGCGGCGGCGAGCTGTCGGTGCCGCCGATCGCGCCGGGGGAGTCTGCTTCGGTCGAGCTGCCGGTACAGGAGTTCGCCGGCCAGGCCGAAGCCTGGGTGACGGTGATCGCCGAGCTGACGGACGGTACGGCGTGGGCCGAGGCCGGGCACCGGGTCGCGTGGGGTCAGGTGCGGCTGGACGAGCCGGCCGGCCGCTCGACGACCGCGGGCGTCGGCACGGCGGGTACCGCGCCGACCGACGGCGTCGCCGGGGTGCACGGGATCACGGTCGGCGGGGTCACGAACGCGCGCCTCGACGTCTGGCGGGCGCCGACCGACAACGATGCCATCCCGGGGGTCGCCGAGGCCTGGCGCGAGGCCGGCGTACACCGCGTGCAGCACCGGGTCGTCTCGGCGACCACGCACGAGACCGGCTGGAAGGTCGTCACGCGGACGGCGCCGCCCGCGCTGCAGTGGGGTCTGCTCTCGACCTGGGTGTGGAGCCGGCTCGAGGACGGGCTGCACCTGGACCTCACCGTCAAGCCCGAGGGCCAGTTCCCGGCGACCCTGCCGCGGCTGGGCGTCACGTTCGAGCTGCCGAAGGTGGACGGCGTCGAGTGGTTCGGCGCCGGGCCGAACGAGGCGTACGTCGACACCCGGTCGGCCGCCGCGGTCGGCAAGTACTCCGCGACCGTCGCGCAGCTGCAGACGCCGTACGTGCGTCCGCAGGAGAACGGCCACCGCATCGACACCCGCTGGGCCGTTCTGACCGGTGCCGAGGGCACGCTGCGGATCGAGGCGGCTCCGGACCTGTTCGGCCTGACCGTCCGCGACTGGACCAGCGCAGACCTGGAGAACGCCAAGCACACGATCGACGTGAAGCCCGCCACGACGTACGTGACGCTGGACCTCGCGCAGGCGGGCATCGGCTCGAACTCCTGCGGCCCGGCGCTGGCCGACAAGTACAAGCTGCACACCGCCGCGGCGTCGCTGTCGGTGAAGTTCAGCTAG
- a CDS encoding DUF4913 domain-containing protein, with protein MSEQYTPYFPHLAAFVSEFLVKAYARKLGHSHVWCPEWYRHFEAMCRLDALWRSWEYLRQDGDTGMSMWWRDHADHHMTFLLDPDGPFGPCRREHSEYPIPDLPLIAPPEGLFEDVQEPAALPA; from the coding sequence ATGTCCGAGCAGTACACCCCGTACTTTCCGCACCTCGCGGCCTTCGTGTCGGAGTTCCTGGTGAAGGCCTACGCCCGCAAGCTCGGCCACAGCCACGTCTGGTGCCCGGAGTGGTACCGCCACTTCGAGGCGATGTGCCGCCTCGACGCCCTGTGGCGTTCCTGGGAGTACCTGCGCCAGGACGGCGACACCGGAATGTCGATGTGGTGGCGCGACCACGCCGACCACCACATGACCTTCCTGCTCGACCCGGACGGCCCGTTCGGACCGTGCCGGCGCGAGCACTCCGAGTACCCGATCCCGGACCTCCCGCTGATCGCACCACCGGAAGGCCTGTTCGAGGACGTCCAGGAGCCGGCCGCCCTGCCGGCCTAG
- a CDS encoding putative quinol monooxygenase encodes MLIIAGHVQVDPERRDEYVAAHADLVGRARSAPGCLDVAITADPVDPGRVNNFERWESQETLDAWRAVARAPRTGIEFLGGDVQLYDVAGVRPPF; translated from the coding sequence ATGCTGATCATCGCCGGACACGTGCAGGTCGATCCCGAACGCCGCGACGAGTACGTCGCCGCCCACGCCGACCTGGTCGGCCGGGCGCGTTCGGCGCCCGGCTGCCTCGATGTCGCGATCACCGCCGACCCGGTCGATCCGGGCCGGGTGAACAACTTCGAGCGGTGGGAGTCGCAGGAGACCCTCGACGCCTGGCGTGCGGTCGCGCGGGCGCCGAGGACCGGGATCGAGTTCCTCGGCGGCGACGTCCAGCTGTACGACGTGGCGGGCGTGCGCCCGCCGTTCTGA
- a CDS encoding biotin transporter BioY, whose translation MTTAVPLPAQRPLVLADVLGRSRTRDLALVVTAALFTAALAQIAIPVPGSPVPITGQTLAVVLTAAALGPHRGLAGQALYLVLGAIGLPFYSEASGGFEVISGATGGYIVGFLPAAYLIGLAAKHQLDRALWKALPLFVAGQAIIFAVGVPWLAVTAHLSAGEAIAAGFTPFIVGGLIKAAVAGAALPGLWKLTKRG comes from the coding sequence GTGACCACCGCCGTTCCCCTGCCCGCTCAGCGGCCGCTCGTACTCGCCGACGTACTGGGCAGGTCCCGGACCCGCGATCTCGCGCTGGTCGTCACCGCCGCGCTGTTCACCGCCGCGCTGGCGCAGATCGCGATCCCGGTGCCGGGCTCGCCGGTGCCGATCACCGGGCAGACCCTGGCCGTCGTACTGACCGCGGCCGCGCTCGGCCCGCACCGTGGGCTGGCCGGCCAGGCGCTCTACCTGGTCCTCGGCGCGATCGGCCTGCCGTTCTACAGCGAGGCCTCCGGCGGCTTCGAGGTGATCAGCGGCGCGACCGGCGGCTACATCGTCGGCTTCCTGCCCGCGGCGTACCTGATCGGCCTGGCCGCCAAGCACCAGCTCGACCGGGCCCTGTGGAAGGCGCTGCCGCTGTTCGTCGCCGGCCAGGCGATCATCTTCGCCGTCGGCGTCCCGTGGCTGGCCGTCACCGCCCACCTCAGCGCGGGCGAGGCCATCGCGGCCGGCTTCACCCCGTTCATCGTCGGTGGCCTGATCAAGGCAGCCGTGGCCGGCGCGGCCCTGCCCGGCCTGTGGAAGCTCACCAAGCGCGGCTGA
- the tmk gene encoding dTMP kinase has translation MPEPYDPLTDPAPAHDLRAVLRIRAFRRLWIAFGLSSLGDWIGLLALTAMAKNFAGDDYQAANFAIGGVLFLRVLPALVMGPVAGWVADRLDRRWTMILGDLIRAAFFVSIPIVGTLTWVLVATVLIEIVSLIWGPSKDASVPNLVPRHRLEAANQISLVTTYGSALPAAVIFTAITLAGRGLGEVAIDIAVYVNAATFAVSGLAIISVAEIGRAGAHDHEDHPTLWRTMVEGWSYVTGTPVVRGLVVGISGAFAAGAVVIGLGRTYVEDLDAGDPGYGVLFGAVFGGLALGMGFAPRIFSGLSRRRLFAAGLVGSGVGLAGLSLIQQIEIATMIAILLGFCAGASWVSGQTLLGLEVPDNLRGRTFAFVQSAVRTVLALTLAVAPFLAGAIGRQTVRVGDRSLSYNGAALTMLIAAVVAGSIGLVAWRQMDDRPGVPFWRDVRKSFGKTPGVYPTTGLFVALEGGEGAGKSTQSALLVKWLEDRGQHVLLTREPGATDLGKTLRQIVLDPATGDISHRAEALIYAADKAEHVDSVIKPALKAGSVVITDRYVDSALAYQGSGRDLDLSDVERVNRWATADLRPNLTVLLDLAPKSGLGRFEERDRIEAQSADFHERVRAAFLELAAAEPQHYLVIDATQDREQIAAQIQARLLPLLPKIG, from the coding sequence GTGCCGGAGCCGTACGACCCGTTGACCGATCCTGCACCGGCCCACGATCTGCGGGCGGTGCTGCGGATCCGGGCGTTCCGGCGGCTGTGGATCGCCTTCGGGCTGTCCAGCCTCGGCGACTGGATCGGGCTGCTGGCGCTGACCGCGATGGCCAAGAACTTCGCCGGGGACGACTACCAGGCGGCCAACTTCGCGATCGGCGGCGTGCTGTTCCTGCGCGTGCTGCCCGCGCTGGTGATGGGCCCGGTGGCCGGCTGGGTCGCCGACCGGCTCGACCGGCGCTGGACGATGATCCTCGGCGACCTGATCCGGGCGGCGTTCTTCGTCAGCATCCCGATCGTCGGCACGCTCACCTGGGTGCTGGTCGCCACCGTGCTGATCGAGATCGTCAGCCTGATCTGGGGCCCGTCCAAGGACGCCAGCGTGCCGAACCTGGTGCCCCGGCACCGGCTCGAGGCGGCCAACCAGATCAGCCTGGTCACGACGTACGGGTCGGCGCTGCCGGCGGCGGTCATCTTCACCGCGATCACGCTGGCCGGCCGCGGCCTGGGCGAGGTCGCGATCGACATCGCGGTGTACGTGAACGCGGCCACCTTCGCGGTCTCCGGCCTCGCGATCATCTCCGTGGCCGAGATCGGCCGGGCCGGCGCGCACGACCACGAGGACCACCCGACGCTGTGGCGGACCATGGTCGAGGGCTGGTCCTACGTCACCGGTACGCCGGTGGTCCGCGGCCTGGTCGTCGGCATCTCCGGCGCCTTCGCGGCGGGTGCCGTGGTGATCGGGCTGGGCCGCACGTACGTCGAGGACCTCGACGCGGGCGATCCCGGGTACGGCGTACTGTTCGGCGCGGTCTTCGGCGGCCTCGCGCTCGGGATGGGGTTCGCGCCGCGGATCTTCTCCGGGCTGTCCCGGCGCCGGCTGTTCGCGGCCGGGCTGGTCGGCTCGGGGGTCGGGCTGGCCGGGCTGTCGCTGATCCAGCAGATCGAGATCGCCACGATGATCGCGATCCTGCTCGGCTTCTGCGCCGGCGCCTCCTGGGTCTCCGGGCAGACGCTGCTCGGCCTCGAGGTCCCGGACAACCTGCGCGGCCGGACCTTCGCCTTCGTGCAGTCCGCGGTCCGCACGGTGCTCGCGCTGACGCTCGCGGTCGCGCCGTTCCTGGCCGGCGCGATCGGCCGCCAGACCGTGCGGGTCGGTGACCGTTCGCTGAGCTACAACGGCGCCGCCCTGACCATGCTGATCGCGGCCGTGGTCGCCGGATCGATCGGGCTGGTCGCGTGGCGGCAGATGGACGACCGGCCGGGCGTGCCGTTCTGGCGCGACGTACGGAAGAGCTTCGGGAAGACGCCTGGGGTGTATCCGACCACTGGCTTGTTCGTCGCTCTGGAAGGTGGGGAGGGCGCGGGCAAGTCGACGCAGTCCGCGCTGCTGGTGAAATGGCTGGAGGATCGCGGGCAGCACGTCCTGCTGACGCGTGAACCGGGCGCGACGGACCTCGGCAAGACGCTGCGGCAGATCGTGCTCGACCCGGCCACCGGCGACATCTCGCACCGGGCCGAGGCGCTGATCTACGCCGCCGACAAGGCCGAGCACGTCGACTCGGTGATCAAGCCGGCGCTCAAGGCGGGCTCGGTCGTGATCACCGACCGGTACGTCGACTCCGCGCTGGCCTACCAGGGATCCGGGCGCGACCTGGACCTGTCGGACGTCGAGCGCGTCAACCGCTGGGCCACCGCCGACCTCCGCCCGAACCTGACCGTCCTGCTGGACCTGGCCCCGAAGAGCGGCCTCGGCCGCTTCGAGGAACGCGACCGGATCGAAGCCCAGTCCGCGGACTTCCACGAGCGCGTCCGGGCGGCCTTCTTGGAGCTGGCGGCTGCTGAACCGCAGCACTACTTGGTGATCGACGCGACGCAGGATCGTGAACAGATCGCCGCGCAGATCCAGGCCCGGTTGCTCCCACTCCTGCCGAAGATCGGGTGA